One Candidatus Omnitrophota bacterium genomic window, CGGAATCATCCTCAAAAACAACGGTGTTATAATCACGGAAGGTCATCAGATCAAAGGAGCACTCCTTGCACTGGGACTGGCCTTCTTTCTGCGCCGACTTATAGAACTCATTTACCGAATGAAACAGCGGGAACAATCCGTTTAATGTGGTAAAAATGAGCTTACCTTTACTTTTAAGCGCTTTTGTTGCTTCTTTAAGGATTTCGAAGTTCATCTCATCCGTTTCCATAAGAGAGAACCCGCCTTCGCATAGCATAATTACCAGATCAAATTCGCCGTCAAACGGAAGATTACGGGCATCATGCTTCTGAAAATCAATATCCAAGCCCGCTTCTTGCGCCTTCTCTTTCGCCCTGGCCAGCTGTGATTCGGACAAATCTATGCCTCTGACATGGTATCCTCTTCTACTAAGCTCAATCGCATGCCTGCCCGTGCCGCAGCCAACATCCAGTATCTTTAAAGACTTATTATAATCCAATTCCTTTTCAATAAAGTCGCATTCGCCCACAGTCCCCTGGACAAAACTTTCTTTGTCGTATTTACTAGCGTAATTTTCAAATAATGATTCGTACCATTGTTTCATTCCTGGCTATTCTCCTTTCTGCTACAGGCGTTTAATGCCAATCCCTGAAAATACCAGCAAAATTTTTGCATCCAAGGTCAGAATATGGCCGTTTCCGTTTTTCTTTTTGCTAAAAAAACTACGGCTGCAATATAACAGCATAATGCGATCAAATAAAGAGCCTTAAGCCCGCCGATCATCGAATAGTATTCAAGGAATCCTCCTAAAACAGCTCCCAGCAGATTGGAACCCAGCGCGCTACTGGCATCCTTCGCATTCTTAATAATAATAGCGAATATAAAGGATGAAAAGAATATCGGTAAGGCTATTAATGCGCCTGCAAAAAATACTTTTGCCAAAATGCCAAATTTCAATATTCCCTCAAGCGGAAAGAAATACAGGAAGAGCAGGGATACAGCTAACGCCATAAAAAACCATTTCGGGTTCTTCGGGTTCTTTTTCATGATAACCAGATTAGCTATTAACGCAATTACCAGAATAGACGAAAACACTACAGCATTCACCAGCCATGTAGAACCAAAAAGAAGCGAAAATGTAGTGACACTCTTGGTTTCAAGAAGAAGGAAACCGGAGCCTAAGAAGAAAAATACAGGGTTTACTCTGCTCATTTTTAAAGGAGTAAAAATAAATACCGCCCCGACAGAAATAACAACAAGTATCGCCAGGACAGCCAAATATAGATAAGGTATACCGCGCTTGGTTAAATAAAGATACGGCCAATCATCTTTAGGGAGTTCTATATCGGATGCCGGCGGCAACGGTAATAAAACATTCTTCAGCCCAGGATTTTTCGAAATCGCTTTCCTGACCCCGGGCCCGGCCAATATCACAAGATTAAATAAACGGTCATCCGATTCAAAATAACGGGTATCTTCGCTGCCGAATACGGACCTGGTTGTCTCAATCAACCTTGCCGCCATCCATTCATTAGGCACGGAAAACAAAAGGACCACCACCCCGTCCGGCATAAGTAAATTCTGCGCCTGCCGTAAAGCCTCTTGAGTATAAACGTAATTATCCAAACGTATAGACGAGGTTACCGAAAGAGTGGCGTGTGAATCCAATGTGCCATAAACTATCATATCGTACTT contains:
- a CDS encoding class I SAM-dependent methyltransferase, yielding MKQWYESLFENYASKYDKESFVQGTVGECDFIEKELDYNKSLKILDVGCGTGRHAIELSRRGYHVRGIDLSESQLARAKEKAQEAGLDIDFQKHDARNLPFDGEFDLVIMLCEGGFSLMETDEMNFEILKEATKALKSKGKLIFTTLNGLFPLFHSVNEFYKSAQKEGQSQCKECSFDLMTFRDYNTVVFEDDSGKKRELSCNERYYVPSEITWLLKSLGFKKIDIFGSRHGAYSRNDKLTTDDFEMLVVAEK